One stretch of Chitinophaga pendula DNA includes these proteins:
- a CDS encoding SusC/RagA family TonB-linked outer membrane protein gives MYSMTARVVGGTYALKKTLYLPLLSLSLLTTVVTTAAPVNNSNSSLQQQEKIIVKGKVLDENKNPLPGATVIEKGTRNHSLTNAAGEFSLKVEKKEVTLVFSYIGYQTRELRADADLTAVALSRSDKSLNEVVVTGFQQLDKRKFTGSVTQIDKQVFDRTGYIDVSRMLQGAAAGVSVQNVSGTFGTSPKIRIRGNASISANQEPLYVLNGIPISSPANVSVGQLYSGDPAALLGSAIAGLNAQDIEDISILKDGAATSLYGTRAANGVISITTKKGRAGNLAVNFTTAINIGLKPNINQFNLMNSREEMDLYKRLFDAGYYSNDNWPKVTGPFTEAFRRYGLRQSSLQEVYRDLDKATVANTNWFDVLFRNNIVQEHNLSFSGGNEKNTFYVSGSYVHDNGQAIGFKNVRYTTDFRQVLNLNKVLSIDINANYVGRSQNTPGTQNATTSYGDVSRSFEINPAGYATGTSRAMYPYNEDGSRKYYLSNLAPFNILTELEENFGVLKAQEFRVMVRPTVKITPALTYEMTASFRSTVSNSAQTATERSNLANAYRVDYTNSLRNANNLLYQNPNDPNAIKATILPIGGIKIVRSNAGKFYYLRNQLTFNKAWKKHSLNSLAGVEVRADKTDYNYDKVFGYLHYAGQRTSPSMLAYMKAVNDNDLLHQESFETERNLGFYTSHQYSYKSKYNFEAAGRLDGSNIFGRSVRTKFLPNYSFGFSWNVEQEEFFKKLNWQDKISSLKLRTSYALRGNTFRTSPMMNAVYENLIRYDAQNNDVGVRISAPELYNLNWERDYIVNFGMDFSLFNNNVTGSVEYYRRKNKDLITNFNTALEEGFSTKQINWASMENRGLDINIGIRNVLSSKDFRWGFNLVYGYVKNRIVDGELASINLTTITRPTGYGLNGYPLESLFAFRYAGLNQLGRPTFYNSKGVVSDVLPGDQDRSLVQYVGSRTPTSTGSVATNFGYKQLELRVFVTYALGHKVFKNPIAELTYKDNTSKSADLNYMWRTPGNETQTNIPGLLTTVQQSYIDTYFAINELAYNRSTERVVDASHFRLSEVMLSYNVGQRLLSRMRAIKSARMSLAANNIAFWGSKRLRGVDPDLYITGVNLPNPRTYSFRLSVGF, from the coding sequence ATGTATTCAATGACTGCAAGGGTCGTAGGGGGAACCTATGCCTTGAAAAAAACACTATACCTGCCACTACTCTCACTTTCCTTGCTCACTACTGTAGTAACAACGGCAGCGCCGGTAAATAACAGCAATAGCAGCTTGCAACAACAGGAAAAGATAATCGTGAAAGGAAAAGTCCTGGATGAAAATAAAAATCCCCTGCCAGGTGCCACCGTAATAGAAAAGGGAACACGAAACCACAGCCTGACAAACGCTGCGGGCGAATTTTCACTAAAAGTGGAAAAAAAAGAGGTGACGCTGGTCTTCTCCTATATCGGCTATCAAACCCGGGAATTAAGAGCAGATGCAGACCTGACAGCCGTAGCCCTAAGCCGCAGCGACAAAAGCCTCAATGAAGTAGTCGTTACCGGATTTCAGCAACTGGATAAAAGAAAATTTACAGGCTCCGTCACACAGATCGATAAACAGGTATTCGACAGAACAGGATATATTGATGTGTCAAGAATGTTGCAGGGCGCAGCAGCAGGCGTCTCCGTACAAAACGTATCCGGCACCTTCGGCACCTCTCCAAAGATCCGTATACGTGGTAACGCCTCCATATCCGCCAACCAGGAACCACTATATGTACTAAATGGAATACCAATCTCCTCGCCGGCAAATGTAAGCGTAGGGCAACTCTACTCCGGCGACCCCGCCGCCTTGTTAGGCTCCGCTATCGCTGGCCTAAACGCCCAGGATATTGAAGACATATCCATCCTAAAAGATGGTGCAGCAACCTCCCTCTATGGTACCCGCGCTGCCAATGGCGTCATATCCATTACCACCAAAAAAGGACGGGCAGGTAATTTGGCCGTCAACTTTACCACCGCTATCAACATAGGCCTCAAACCCAATATCAACCAATTCAACCTGATGAATTCACGGGAGGAAATGGATCTGTATAAACGCCTGTTCGATGCCGGATACTATTCCAACGATAACTGGCCTAAAGTAACAGGCCCCTTTACAGAAGCTTTCAGACGATATGGCCTCAGACAAAGCTCCCTGCAAGAAGTATACCGCGACCTCGATAAAGCAACCGTCGCTAATACCAACTGGTTTGACGTGCTGTTTAGAAATAACATCGTACAGGAACATAACCTGTCCTTCTCCGGTGGTAATGAAAAAAATACCTTCTACGTTTCCGGTAGTTACGTACATGACAACGGACAGGCCATCGGCTTTAAGAACGTAAGATATACCACCGACTTCAGACAGGTACTCAACCTCAATAAAGTACTCAGCATCGATATCAACGCTAACTACGTAGGCCGCTCACAAAACACACCGGGCACACAGAACGCCACCACCAGCTATGGAGACGTATCCAGAAGTTTTGAGATCAATCCCGCAGGATATGCGACAGGTACCAGCAGAGCCATGTATCCCTATAATGAAGATGGCTCAAGAAAGTATTACCTGAGCAACCTCGCCCCGTTTAATATACTAACCGAGCTGGAAGAAAACTTCGGTGTACTGAAAGCGCAGGAATTCCGCGTGATGGTACGGCCCACCGTCAAGATCACCCCCGCACTCACCTACGAAATGACCGCCTCATTCCGGAGCACCGTAAGTAACAGCGCTCAAACAGCTACCGAAAGATCTAACCTCGCTAACGCCTATCGCGTCGACTATACAAACAGCCTGAGAAATGCCAATAACTTATTGTATCAGAATCCTAACGATCCCAACGCAATAAAAGCAACGATCCTACCCATTGGTGGTATTAAGATCGTACGCTCCAATGCTGGTAAGTTTTATTACCTGAGAAATCAGCTCACCTTTAATAAAGCATGGAAGAAACATTCGCTGAACTCACTGGCCGGCGTCGAAGTAAGAGCCGATAAAACCGATTATAACTATGATAAAGTATTCGGATACCTCCACTATGCAGGCCAGAGAACATCGCCTTCTATGCTCGCATACATGAAAGCAGTCAACGACAACGACCTGCTGCACCAGGAATCATTTGAAACAGAAAGGAACCTGGGATTCTATACCTCCCATCAGTATAGCTACAAGTCAAAATATAACTTCGAAGCAGCAGGACGACTGGATGGTAGCAACATCTTCGGTAGAAGCGTACGCACCAAATTCCTGCCTAACTATTCCTTCGGCTTCTCCTGGAACGTAGAACAGGAAGAATTTTTCAAAAAACTAAACTGGCAGGATAAAATATCATCCCTTAAACTGCGAACCAGCTACGCCCTTCGTGGTAATACCTTCCGCACCTCGCCCATGATGAATGCCGTGTATGAAAACCTCATTAGGTATGACGCACAGAATAATGATGTAGGTGTCCGTATCAGCGCACCAGAATTGTACAACCTCAACTGGGAACGCGACTATATCGTCAATTTCGGAATGGACTTCAGCTTGTTCAACAATAATGTCACCGGCTCCGTAGAATATTACCGCAGAAAAAATAAAGACCTCATTACCAATTTCAATACCGCCCTGGAAGAAGGATTCAGTACTAAACAGATCAACTGGGCCAGCATGGAAAATAGAGGACTGGACATCAATATCGGCATTCGCAATGTATTAAGCAGTAAAGATTTCAGATGGGGATTTAACCTCGTATACGGATATGTGAAAAACAGGATAGTAGATGGCGAACTCGCCTCCATTAACCTCACTACCATCACACGCCCTACCGGCTATGGCCTCAATGGATATCCCCTCGAAAGCCTCTTCGCATTCCGGTATGCCGGGTTGAACCAGCTTGGCAGACCTACCTTCTATAACAGCAAGGGCGTCGTGAGCGATGTACTCCCCGGAGATCAGGATAGATCACTGGTACAATACGTCGGTTCCCGCACACCCACCTCTACAGGCTCCGTTGCTACCAACTTCGGCTACAAACAACTCGAACTAAGAGTATTTGTGACATATGCCCTGGGCCATAAAGTATTCAAAAATCCTATCGCCGAACTCACATACAAAGACAATACCTCCAAAAGCGCAGACCTGAATTACATGTGGAGAACACCTGGCAACGAAACCCAGACTAATATCCCCGGCCTGCTCACCACCGTACAGCAAAGCTATATAGACACCTACTTTGCTATCAATGAACTGGCCTACAACAGAAGCACCGAAAGAGTAGTAGATGCCAGCCACTTCCGGTTGAGCGAAGTAATGCTCAGCTACAATGTAGGACAACGACTACTCAGCAGAATGCGCGCTATCAAAAGCGCCAGGATGTCCCTGGCCGCCAATAACATCGCGTTCTGGGGTAGCAAAAGACTTAGAGGAGTAGATCCTGATCTCTATATAACAGGTGTGAACCTCCCGAATCCAAGAACTTATTCTTTTCGCCTTAGTGTTGGCTTCTAA
- a CDS encoding RagB/SusD family nutrient uptake outer membrane protein, protein MKKIIFSIIIFIAFPSVLTSCKKYLDEPFDNRLEIKNVEDYAGVAKSAYPVRYDLFTEVLTDNYKLVSNLMQGAWKPIYIPLYLFKDDYDYILNYNSPATAYRGYYSKIYMANVVIENVMAAAGDTRKKEVVLAEALLIRSYCYFILTNLFGKHYNPATYDKDLAVPLELNVNKSNRPVYARATVKQAYDQIEKDLYQAIDIFEKYPSEVPSSPYRFSLASAYAFATRLNLYQSNFEKTVLYADKAIGQKGRVLRDLKKDRDVLYAAGWNFFSQQFNDPSSHPNILLAVQSDYVHEPFGNNWGGFYITEEALNIFAVNDYRNAITTNAGTVIDNATYMVKNRTDWQKSRYSYFNMEEVLLSRAEANLRKAAPDPATAIQDLEELRKVRMVTYTPLNTAGMDNAALLKLVYDQRRVEFLTEGLRWFDVKRLGIKVAHKLDQFSNTIDATLLPNDPRTALQIPLNARIGNPVLEGQLNPR, encoded by the coding sequence ATGAAGAAAATTATCTTTAGTATCATCATATTCATCGCCTTCCCCAGCGTACTTACATCCTGTAAAAAATACCTGGATGAACCGTTCGATAACAGACTGGAAATTAAGAACGTGGAAGATTATGCCGGCGTTGCTAAAAGCGCTTACCCGGTGCGATACGACCTCTTTACAGAAGTTTTAACGGATAACTATAAACTGGTATCCAACCTGATGCAAGGTGCCTGGAAACCGATATACATACCCTTGTATCTCTTCAAAGATGATTATGACTACATATTGAACTACAACTCTCCTGCTACCGCTTACAGGGGATATTACAGCAAGATATATATGGCCAATGTCGTGATAGAAAATGTAATGGCAGCAGCAGGAGATACCCGCAAAAAAGAGGTCGTATTAGCAGAAGCACTACTGATCCGCTCCTATTGCTACTTTATATTGACCAATCTATTCGGTAAACACTACAATCCCGCCACATACGACAAAGACCTCGCCGTACCACTCGAATTGAACGTAAATAAATCCAACAGACCGGTATACGCCAGGGCGACCGTCAAACAGGCATACGACCAGATCGAAAAAGACCTGTACCAGGCCATCGATATCTTCGAAAAATATCCGTCAGAAGTGCCGTCCAGTCCATATCGGTTTTCACTGGCATCTGCCTATGCTTTCGCTACCAGGCTGAACCTCTACCAGTCCAACTTTGAGAAGACAGTCCTCTACGCCGACAAAGCCATCGGTCAGAAAGGTCGTGTACTGAGAGACCTCAAAAAAGACCGCGATGTACTATATGCAGCCGGATGGAACTTTTTTTCACAACAGTTTAATGATCCTTCCTCCCATCCCAATATCCTGCTGGCAGTTCAGTCAGACTACGTACATGAACCCTTCGGTAATAATTGGGGCGGATTCTATATCACCGAAGAAGCATTGAATATCTTCGCCGTCAATGATTACAGAAATGCCATAACAACCAATGCAGGTACCGTAATAGACAACGCTACTTATATGGTAAAAAATAGAACAGACTGGCAAAAGTCCCGCTATTCCTATTTCAATATGGAAGAAGTATTGCTGTCCCGCGCAGAGGCTAACCTCAGGAAAGCAGCACCCGACCCTGCCACCGCTATTCAGGACCTGGAAGAACTGAGAAAAGTAAGAATGGTCACCTATACACCACTCAATACCGCTGGTATGGACAACGCCGCGTTGCTGAAACTCGTATATGATCAACGCCGCGTCGAATTCCTGACAGAAGGACTCAGATGGTTCGATGTCAAAAGGTTGGGAATAAAAGTAGCACACAAACTGGATCAGTTTTCTAATACCATCGATGCTACATTGCTACCCAATGATCCGAGAACAGCCTTGCAGATCCCGCTTAACGCAAGAATAGGTAATCCCGTATTGGAAGGTCAACTAAATCCCAGATAA
- a CDS encoding substrate import-associated zinc metallohydrolase lipoprotein, with protein MKKAILSISIILLTIVWLTACKKEQHLSLPAANTDYFAINNKPKDKWNALDSLCDSIYRDYGVKIVYEYTPQVIRPNDFYYPPNYDKALAYTRNVLKRLWLEPLKKDFPLYFKDQTPVEFVLMGGYYHSHPTSTDVGSGAGFNGQFYRLGMGGINQLNLLDKAAVHDHVVILWHEHAHNQDQKYGRGEFFDRISVGTYYKEAWPTKTDAQANKDGFFRKYGGFAPEEDFATTVEHITRYPKQDVLKLIDTNDKLKIKYNYIYKYYQDKGMDLHKLQQVIYKLIY; from the coding sequence ATGAAAAAAGCAATCTTATCTATATCAATTATCCTCCTCACCATCGTATGGCTTACCGCGTGTAAGAAAGAACAACATTTATCACTGCCGGCAGCAAATACTGACTATTTCGCGATCAATAATAAGCCAAAGGATAAATGGAATGCACTCGACTCATTATGCGACTCCATATACCGGGACTATGGCGTGAAGATCGTATACGAATACACGCCACAGGTCATCCGTCCCAATGATTTCTATTATCCGCCTAATTATGATAAAGCCCTGGCCTACACCCGTAACGTATTGAAACGCCTCTGGCTGGAACCCTTGAAAAAAGACTTCCCGCTATACTTTAAAGACCAGACTCCGGTAGAATTCGTACTCATGGGTGGTTACTATCATTCCCATCCCACCAGTACCGATGTCGGAAGCGGCGCGGGTTTCAACGGCCAGTTCTACCGCTTGGGAATGGGTGGCATCAACCAGCTGAACCTACTCGATAAAGCTGCCGTACATGATCATGTGGTCATCCTCTGGCACGAACATGCACATAATCAGGATCAGAAATATGGTAGAGGAGAATTCTTCGACCGTATATCCGTGGGCACCTACTATAAAGAAGCCTGGCCAACCAAAACCGATGCACAGGCCAACAAAGATGGCTTCTTCAGAAAATATGGCGGCTTCGCCCCCGAAGAAGATTTCGCCACCACCGTAGAACATATCACCAGGTATCCCAAACAAGATGTACTGAAACTGATCGATACAAATGATAAACTGAAGATTAAATACAACTACATCTATAAATACTACCAGGATAAAGGAATGGATCTGCATAAACTACAGCAGGTGATCTATAAACTCATTTATTAA
- a CDS encoding DUF4302 domain-containing protein has protein sequence MYKLFKPIAGYILCLLAASIASCEKDNITTTTEKLAATVTATEQELVRNLGSAPNGWVIMVKTEQSDTVYVPVVMKFDTAKNIVSMRTVYGTTTQNKSTYLVNKGVSGTLLNFSGGSVISSLMRMGSPYSNITDYVFKVLDVQKETITIQCLKSGAAYKPEGGATFVLFKRPDSWKWADDAVLLDLRNITDLKDINGIQGTLNLRYQQPVANISIPFLFDLSTIQPFLAAWQNWDPISGNPSADVYDKMYPFYNYVALNGNTADTYPVARQGHNAWFYIPFRVSTLTEPVGHNIAMAKAIKTPYLAVNKVDKQGGKVTISVAAYDKTGKEYLTGEYKNF, from the coding sequence ATGTATAAATTATTTAAACCAATAGCTGGGTATATATTATGTCTGCTGGCAGCCAGTATCGCTTCCTGCGAAAAAGATAACATTACCACCACTACAGAAAAACTCGCGGCAACAGTCACCGCCACAGAACAGGAACTCGTGCGAAACCTGGGAAGCGCACCCAATGGCTGGGTGATAATGGTCAAAACAGAACAGTCTGATACCGTCTACGTACCAGTCGTAATGAAGTTTGATACCGCGAAAAATATCGTAAGCATGAGAACAGTATACGGTACCACCACCCAAAACAAATCTACCTACCTGGTGAACAAAGGCGTTTCCGGCACCTTACTCAACTTCTCCGGCGGATCGGTCATATCCTCCCTGATGCGCATGGGTAGCCCCTATAGCAATATAACCGATTACGTATTCAAAGTACTGGATGTACAAAAAGAAACCATCACCATCCAATGCTTGAAGAGTGGCGCAGCCTATAAACCCGAAGGGGGAGCAACATTTGTGTTGTTTAAAAGACCAGATAGCTGGAAATGGGCAGACGATGCCGTATTACTCGACCTGAGAAATATAACGGACCTCAAAGACATTAATGGCATACAGGGAACATTAAATCTCCGCTACCAACAGCCGGTAGCCAACATAAGCATCCCTTTCCTATTTGACTTGAGTACCATCCAACCATTCCTGGCTGCCTGGCAAAACTGGGACCCGATCTCAGGCAATCCGTCTGCCGATGTGTACGACAAAATGTACCCGTTTTATAATTACGTTGCATTGAATGGAAATACAGCGGATACCTACCCGGTAGCGCGGCAGGGACACAACGCCTGGTTCTACATCCCTTTCCGGGTAAGCACACTCACAGAGCCCGTCGGTCACAACATAGCAATGGCCAAAGCCATCAAAACCCCCTACTTGGCTGTTAACAAAGTAGACAAACAGGGGGGAAAGGTAACCATCAGCGTCGCCGCATATGACAAAACAGGCAAAGAATACCTGACAGGAGAGTATAAAAACTTCTGA
- a CDS encoding PorP/SprF family type IX secretion system membrane protein, with product MKAFRVILMAIGICGTTAVNAQDIHLSQFYETPILRNPALIGIFNGDVRVQAVYRNQWNSVTIPYQTGTVSGELKFPVGAYDFVTAGVQMTYDRAGTSRLQSVQFLPAVNYHKSLSETRNMFLSLGFMGGVVQRQFDPSHLTFNNQYMGGRFDPSAPTGEEGRLALQGYTYLDAGAGMSFNSTIGEDVNYFFGAAVYHFNKPKVSFYKDKTAELAMKFTINAGITIPMSERVKFIGQYNQLHQGSYTEFIGGGLIGYGLMDQGLESDRGIYGGLFLRWNDAIVPVVKLDMGKYEIAVSYDANISKLRTVSQSFGGFELSLVFKDFLNSRNSTLESVNCPRF from the coding sequence ATGAAAGCCTTTAGAGTAATACTGATGGCTATTGGTATTTGCGGTACTACAGCCGTGAATGCCCAGGACATACACTTATCCCAATTCTATGAGACGCCGATCTTACGCAATCCTGCGTTGATAGGTATTTTTAATGGGGATGTAAGAGTACAGGCGGTTTACCGCAATCAATGGAACAGTGTCACGATCCCTTACCAGACGGGGACGGTAAGCGGGGAGTTAAAGTTTCCTGTAGGCGCTTATGACTTTGTCACTGCCGGTGTGCAGATGACCTATGACCGTGCGGGCACTTCCCGGTTACAATCGGTGCAATTCTTACCTGCTGTCAACTATCATAAATCGCTCAGTGAGACGCGGAACATGTTTCTGTCGCTGGGATTTATGGGCGGTGTTGTGCAGCGGCAGTTTGACCCCTCTCATCTGACTTTCAACAACCAGTATATGGGGGGACGTTTTGACCCCTCGGCTCCTACCGGTGAGGAGGGGCGGCTGGCATTGCAAGGGTATACTTACCTGGATGCGGGTGCAGGTATGAGTTTTAACAGTACGATCGGAGAAGATGTGAATTACTTCTTTGGGGCAGCGGTGTATCATTTCAACAAGCCGAAGGTATCCTTTTATAAAGACAAGACGGCGGAGCTGGCGATGAAGTTCACTATCAACGCTGGTATTACGATCCCTATGTCGGAGCGGGTGAAGTTCATTGGTCAATATAATCAGCTGCACCAGGGTTCTTATACGGAGTTCATTGGCGGCGGGTTGATTGGTTATGGATTGATGGACCAGGGTTTGGAGTCTGACCGGGGTATTTATGGTGGGTTGTTTTTACGCTGGAATGATGCGATCGTGCCGGTGGTCAAGCTGGATATGGGTAAGTATGAGATAGCGGTGAGTTATGATGCCAATATTTCGAAGCTGCGTACGGTGAGTCAGTCTTTTGGCGGCTTTGAGCTGTCGCTGGTGTTCAAGGATTTCCTGAACAGCCGGAACAGTACATTAGAGAGTGTGAACTGCCCGAGATTTTAG
- a CDS encoding gliding motility-associated C-terminal domain-containing protein, whose protein sequence is MLLRVMLVFAGIGYSVAVTAQQATYTYTADPTTHCAPATLSFKNTSTGVATSYQWDFGDGRRVTTTDAQVTYTTPGTYRVKLTATYSTGTSEVWKDITIHATPKPDFTVDQASSCKGYTATFTEYTSNGVLRTWDFGDGSAPVTTSNNYVQHVYSKAGHFDVTVSVANAQGCTETITKYAFIKVELPVLVLADGGTEGCAPFDAMLTATVSGLGNNLVTAYQWAFGDGSMQTTSVPNVRHRYANVGGYDVTLTITTQQGCTATRTFARRVKAGTAPGNISFTVTPAVVSCTGAPVRLLADATNADDYRWDFGDGTTAAGADHDITHQFRANGMLTVRMQAGSNGCYQAAAPVEVQVNGVVARFSWQRSCTNKNEFIFTNTSVTVPGVTYEWDFGDGSTPVSSQHATHIYSQPNSYTVRLTLKDAANNCTTSDFQTLTYFRADFNTGVNTICRGQDISYGVLNVPSQLVGGYSWRFGDGGVVNTTLPDVRKLFANKGTYTDTLIIQYKDASLYCPDTIVKQHHINIIAPVADFAVSGTACTGQPVTLVNNSQPSPNIPLTSWRWQLGGGVTSTAQAPTPLTYTAAGTVRIKLVAIDARNCVDSIEKQVIIQPVPTVRATAPGSKLCEGNSITLTAQTNAAVQWSPPVGLSCTDCAVTQASPTVNSKYYVTATNVQGCSVKDSITLQVVPKVQLAVRTDTTVCVGNSVLLTSSGATHYSWSPADYLTVTNVAAPITTPAGDIVYTVTGSNDGSCPSESKQVKISVRPLPTVNAGRDQSVIVGTPITLQSTYSADVVKWEWTPKDYLDCGTCPTTPALVRKPTTYSLTVTNQYGCIKSDVVDIELICSQDVVFIPNAFSPNGDGQNDIFYVRGKGIQVIKSFRIFNRVGQEVFRRENFNIDDVSFGWNGTFAGKPQPADVYVYLLEAYCDTQDFFQLKGNITLFR, encoded by the coding sequence ATGCTGTTGCGTGTTATGCTGGTATTTGCCGGCATTGGTTACAGTGTGGCGGTGACGGCACAGCAGGCTACTTATACTTACACGGCTGATCCGACCACTCATTGTGCACCAGCTACGCTTTCTTTCAAAAATACTTCTACGGGTGTTGCTACTTCTTACCAATGGGATTTTGGTGACGGGCGGCGTGTGACGACGACGGATGCGCAGGTGACGTATACTACGCCCGGTACTTACCGGGTGAAGCTGACGGCGACTTATAGTACGGGTACCAGTGAGGTGTGGAAGGACATTACGATACATGCAACGCCGAAGCCGGATTTCACGGTGGATCAGGCTAGCAGTTGTAAGGGTTATACGGCGACATTTACGGAGTATACGAGCAACGGGGTATTGCGTACGTGGGATTTCGGGGATGGCAGTGCACCGGTGACGACATCGAACAATTATGTACAGCATGTGTACAGTAAGGCCGGTCATTTTGATGTGACGGTGAGTGTGGCGAATGCGCAAGGATGTACGGAGACTATTACGAAATATGCTTTTATCAAAGTGGAGCTGCCGGTATTGGTGCTTGCTGACGGTGGTACGGAGGGATGTGCGCCATTCGATGCTATGTTGACGGCGACGGTGAGCGGGTTGGGGAATAACCTGGTGACGGCGTATCAGTGGGCATTTGGAGACGGCAGTATGCAGACGACGAGTGTGCCCAATGTACGTCACCGGTATGCGAATGTGGGCGGGTATGATGTGACGCTGACCATTACTACGCAGCAAGGGTGTACGGCTACGCGTACGTTTGCTCGGCGGGTAAAAGCAGGTACGGCGCCCGGTAATATCAGTTTTACGGTGACGCCTGCGGTGGTGAGTTGTACGGGAGCGCCGGTGCGATTGCTGGCCGATGCGACGAATGCGGATGATTACCGTTGGGATTTTGGCGACGGTACGACGGCGGCGGGTGCGGATCATGATATTACGCATCAGTTTCGTGCGAACGGCATGCTGACGGTGCGGATGCAGGCCGGTTCGAATGGTTGTTACCAGGCGGCGGCGCCGGTGGAGGTGCAGGTGAACGGTGTGGTAGCGCGGTTTAGCTGGCAGCGGTCCTGTACGAACAAGAATGAATTTATTTTCACGAACACTTCTGTTACGGTCCCCGGGGTGACCTATGAATGGGATTTTGGAGACGGCAGTACGCCGGTATCCAGTCAGCATGCGACGCATATTTATTCACAACCTAACAGTTATACTGTCAGGTTGACACTTAAAGACGCGGCCAACAATTGTACGACCAGTGATTTCCAGACGCTTACCTATTTCCGGGCTGATTTCAACACGGGGGTAAACACTATTTGCCGCGGGCAGGATATCAGCTATGGGGTACTGAATGTACCCTCTCAGCTGGTAGGAGGTTACAGCTGGCGTTTCGGTGACGGCGGGGTGGTGAATACGACGTTGCCGGATGTGCGGAAGCTGTTTGCCAACAAGGGGACCTACACGGATACGCTGATCATCCAGTACAAGGATGCCAGTTTATATTGTCCGGATACGATTGTGAAGCAGCACCATATTAACATTATAGCGCCGGTGGCTGATTTTGCGGTAAGTGGGACGGCTTGTACGGGGCAGCCGGTGACGTTGGTGAACAATTCTCAGCCCAGTCCTAATATCCCATTGACCAGCTGGCGGTGGCAGTTGGGCGGCGGTGTTACTTCGACGGCGCAGGCTCCTACCCCACTGACCTATACTGCGGCAGGTACGGTGCGTATCAAGCTGGTGGCTATTGACGCCCGTAACTGTGTAGATTCTATCGAGAAGCAGGTGATCATACAGCCGGTGCCGACGGTACGGGCTACGGCGCCCGGGAGTAAGCTCTGTGAGGGTAACAGTATTACGCTGACGGCGCAGACCAATGCGGCGGTGCAATGGTCGCCACCGGTGGGATTGAGTTGTACGGATTGTGCGGTTACGCAGGCCTCTCCTACTGTTAACAGCAAGTATTATGTTACGGCGACCAATGTGCAAGGCTGTTCGGTGAAGGATTCTATTACGTTGCAGGTGGTGCCGAAGGTGCAGCTGGCGGTGCGGACGGATACGACGGTATGTGTGGGTAACTCGGTGTTGCTGACATCTTCGGGGGCTACCCACTATAGCTGGTCGCCTGCGGATTACCTGACGGTGACCAATGTGGCGGCACCTATTACTACGCCGGCGGGGGACATTGTATATACGGTAACGGGATCTAATGACGGTAGTTGTCCATCGGAGAGCAAGCAGGTCAAGATATCGGTACGGCCGTTGCCTACGGTGAATGCCGGCAGGGATCAATCGGTGATCGTGGGGACGCCTATTACGTTGCAGTCTACCTATAGTGCGGATGTGGTGAAATGGGAATGGACGCCGAAGGATTACCTGGATTGCGGTACTTGTCCTACTACCCCGGCTTTGGTACGGAAGCCGACTACTTATAGTCTGACGGTGACGAACCAGTATGGTTGTATCAAAAGTGACGTGGTGGATATTGAGCTGATATGTAGTCAGGATGTGGTTTTCATCCCTAATGCCTTCAGTCCTAACGGGGATGGTCAGAATGACATTTTTTATGTACGGGGGAAGGGTATCCAGGTGATCAAGTCGTTCCGGATCTTTAACCGGGTGGGCCAGGAGGTGTTCCGGCGTGAAAACTTCAACATTGATGATGTAAGTTTCGGATGGAATGGTACCTTTGCCGGCAAGCCGCAACCTGCGGATGTATATGTTTATTTGCTGGAGGCCTACTGTGACACTCAAGATTTCTTCCAGCTGAAGGGGAATATAACGTTATTCAGATAG